A single window of Penaeus vannamei isolate JL-2024 chromosome 24, ASM4276789v1, whole genome shotgun sequence DNA harbors:
- the LOC138866149 gene encoding basic proline-rich protein-like — MPPHRPPRPPTGPDGELAARPQLPKVVPLSCRRGPSAHTTAGRPLGPGARKAAPPTARAAGPLPKPCPAFGDGSRRGRGFLTAAGARPRPPPPPPPSAREGAGGRRAPSRPPGGRGPTSRGTPHRPCKAPARPRRRTRRGARRPPARSRGSPPVVVGAGPQPHTTAPRARPRRPAGRGNALRGRSGRGHARPTPPPSAREGARGPRGSRANPCPRGRRGERPAASLRVQAGGPSHRRRPSAPEWARGGPKRQKGQGSQPAPAPTAKTLPAPQPAGPVRRGGRPPSLAQPGGGTKGPRTRGRRHTQAGRASPRRALPGGGGPQGPPKAPPPRALPPPPATTDHRHHTDSTGRRTTYRKVDGLPISTLCIYFNVTKAIPSKATAKIWKYWNSLLGHHRRLKTIIEQGFTIVLGGAEGASGVSVGWRRCCLE; from the exons atgcccccgcaccgcccgcctaggcccccgaccggccccgacggcgagctcgccgcccgcccgcagcTGCCGAAGGTGGTCCCCCtaagttgtcggcgcgggccctcagcccacacgaccgcgggcaggccgctcggccccggggccaggaaggcagcccctccgacggcccggGCAGCCGGCCCCCTCCCAAAgccctgccccgctttcggggacgggagccggagaggcaggggcttcctcacGGCGGCGGgggcacgcccgcgcccgccgccgccgcctccgccctcggcccgagagggcgcagggggcaggagagcgccaagccgcccgcccggagggcgaggcccaaccagcagggggACCCCGCACCGCCCGTGCaaggcccccgcccggccccgacggcgaactcgacgcggggctcgccgcccgcccgcccgcagccgaggcagtccccctgtagttgtcggcgcaggccctcagccacacacgaccgcgcccagggcccgccctcgCCGTCCGGCCGGCCGGGGCAACGCCCTTCGGGGGCGATCCGGCAGGGGCCACGCCCGTcccacgccgccgccctcggcccgagagggcgccaggggGCCGAGGGGAAGCCGGGCGAACCCCTGCCCTAGAGGAAGACGAGGCGAGCGGCCCGCCGCATCGCTACGCGTGCAGGCAGGGGGCCCCAGCCACCGGCGGCGGCCCTCGGCCCCCGAGTGGGCGCGGGGCGGACCGAAGCGGCAAAAGGGGCAAGGGAGCCAGCCGGCCCCGGCCCCAACCGCGAAGACCCTCCCGGCCCCGCAACCGGCCGGCCCCGTGCGCCGCGGGGGCCGCCCGCCTTCGCTCGCTCAGCCAGGCGGCGGCACGAAAGGACCGAGgacgcgcggccgccgccacACGCAGGCCGGCAGGGCGAGCCCTCGGCGTGCGCTTCCTGGCGGCGGAGGCCCGCAGGGCCCACCAAAAGCCCCACCGCCCAGGGCACTGCCACCGCCCCCTGCCACCACCGACCACCGGCACCACACCGACTCTACGGGCAGAAGGACAACATATCGAAAGGTCGATGGCCTGCCCATCAGCAC CCTCTGTATCTATTTCAACGTCACCAAAGCCATACCCTCAAAGGCAACAGCCAAGATTTGGAAATACTGGAATAGTCTCCTTGGGCATCACCGCAGGTTAAAGACGATCATAGAACAAGGATTCACAATCGTCCTTGGCGGAGCGGAGGGGGCCTCGGGGGTTTCTGTGGGGTGGAGACGGTGCTGTTTGGAGTAG
- the LOC138866148 gene encoding collagen alpha-1(I) chain-like → MKVDHPVVVGAGRLSPHDRGAGADRPPGPGNTTPPTAPSARRPPKTAPHSGTGAACPAGDGAGEAGASSRRRGTPAPAAAASALGPRGRRGRRAQAARPEGEAQPAGDPAPPVQGPRPAPTANSTRGSPPPARSRGGPPVVVGAGPQPHTTAPRAALARPAARGKGPSGIRQGRPSPTPPPGPRGRRSKGESPNQPLPRKTRQTGQTDRQVQHRPAALGPRGRGRVRQGNSRSLAQKPRKTWLNGLAGQAAPPARSLRPGGGTESDHWRSPQQHDQKAVRVAEGLAALDRCPPPPRSLARPGGGTGKDRVTRAAATQQAKGALAAARAPSPLRHPRTAPNRPPIVGGAGPQATRQRQGLPPVRQGGPGGRLGTRRLAKPTPNSHCTSKPYTHCTQHFDVYGRRNDIKLDMAVHADLARNQSRLAPSTKRSIQGLKSQNQLRTQLHEDSPGAGDLADIMRPAPTGPDGELAARRSCRRWSPYSCRRGPSAHTTAGRAARPGGQEGSPSDGPGSQAPPKPAPLSGTGAGEAGLPHGGGGTPAPPPPPPSAREGAGGRRAQAARPEGEAQPAWGPRTARARPRPAPTANSTRGSPPAARSRGSPPVVVGAGPQPHTTAPRARLARPAGRATPRRGAAGPRPNPTPPPSAREGAGPMGKPEPTPVLRKTGRQARPGQGPPPSAREGAGAEGAGKAQAVPWPPGRARRAYGCGHARPPPLARPGGARGKDRPGDTRGRRTSRPRAARGSGGLAPRPPGSRPPPATRTHASPYSWRRRPVSNTTETGPSSVRQERSLAGVGDRRPPHAAARSGQAAARKDRVGDARPPPQQARAALGPGPALPAPLRNPRTRTQPPLPMLAQAAAHDQRQGLHPSAGAAWPGCSRRSFALRNARLHRVSPVKKSNYERFNRNNFNIPVELNAGWHQTPPLILDKDLSVHPCRPVGARNSIFVTTSPCREWIICAPAAFLDVVAVSQAPSPESNPDSPLPVIATVGV, encoded by the exons atgaaggtggaccaccctgtagttgtcggcgcgggccgactcagcccacacgaccgcggggcagGGGCCGATCGGCCCCCGGGGCCAGGGAACACaacccctccgacggccccgtcAGCCAGGCGTCCCCCAAAGACTGCCCCGcattcggggacgggagccg cctgccccgctggggacggagccggagaggcaggggcttcctcacGGCGGCGgggcacgcccgcgcccgccgccgccgcctccgccctcggcccgagagggcgcaggggcaggagagcccaagccgcccgcccggagggcgaggcccaaccagcaggggaCCCCGCACCGCCCGTGCaaggcccccgcccggccccgacggcgaactcgacgcggggctcgccgccccccgcccgcagccgaggcggtccccctgtcgttgtcggcgcaggccctcagccacacacgaccgcgcccagggccgcCCTCGCCCGTCCGGCCGCCCGGGGAAAAGGCCCCTCGGGGATCCGGCAGGGCCGCCCGTCCCCTACGCCGCCGCCCGGCCCGCGAGGGCGCAGGTCGAAGGGGGAAAGCCCGAACCAGCCCCTgccgaggaagacgaggcagacggGGCAGACCGACAGGCAGGTCCAGCaccggcccgccgccctcggcccgagaggccGGGGGCGAGTGCGGCAGGGGAACAGCCGCAGCCTGGCCCAAAAGCCAAGGAAGACGtggctgaacggcctcgctgggcaggccgcaccgcccgctcgctcgctcaggccaggcggcggcacggaAAGCGACCA ttggcgcAGCCCGCAGCAACACGACCAGAAGGCCGTCCGCGTGGCAGAGGGGCTGGCGGCGCTTGACCGCTGCCCGCCGCcaccccgctcgctcgctcggccaggcggcggcacgggaAAGGACCGAGTGACGCgcgccgccgccacacagcaggccaagggcgcGCTCgcggcggcccgcgctcccagcccgCTCCGCCACCCGCGAACCGCACCCAACCGCCCtcctatagttggcggcgcaggtCCGCAGGCAACACGacagagacagggccttccacCCGTCCGGCAGGGCGGGCCTGGCGGGCGCTTGGGGACTCGCCGTCTAGCCAAGCCCACACCCAACTCGCACTGCACATCCAAACcgtacacacactgtacacaacACTTTGACGTCTACGGCAGAAGGAACGATATAAAG CTTGACATGGCTGTACATGCAGATCTGGCTAGGAACCAGTCAAGACTTGCTCCATCCACGAAACGCTCGATACAGGGTTTGAAGAGTCAAAATCAGTTACGAACACAATTGCATGAGGATTCCCCGGGTGCCGGTGATCTCGCAGACATTATGCGTCCC gccccgaccggccccgacggcgagctcgccgCCCGCCGCAGCTGCCGAAGGTggtccccctatagttgtcggcgcgggccctcagcccacacgaccgcgggcagggccgCTCGGCCCGGGGGCcaggaaggcagcccctccgacggccccggcagccaggcccccccaaagcctgccccgctttcggggacgggagccggagaggcagggctTCCTCACGGCGGCGGGGgcacgcccgcgccgccgccgcctccgccctcggcccgagagggcgcagggggcaggagagcccaagccgcccgcccggagggcgaggcccaaccagcatgGGGACCCCGCACCGCCCGTGCAAGGccccgcccggccccgacggcgaactcgacgcggggctcgccgcccgccgcccgcagccgaggcagtccccctgtcgttgtcggcgcaggccctcagccacacacgaccgcgcccagggcccgcctcGCCCGTCCGGCCGGCCGGGCAACGCCCCGTCGGGGTGCGGCAGGGCCACGCCCGAATcccacgccgccgccctcggcccgagagggcgcagggccGATGGGGAAGCCCgagccaacccctgttctaaggaagacgggcaggcaggccaggccaggccagggcccgccgccctcggcccgagagggcgcgggggcCGAAGGGGCAGGAAAAGcccaagccgtcccctggccGCCGGGACGGGCGAGACGGGCCTACGGCTGCGggcacgcccgcccgccgccgctcGCTCGGCCAGGCGGCGCACGGGGGAAGGACCGGCCGGGAGACACGCGCGGCCGCCGCACCAGCAGGCCAAGGGCGGCCCGCGGCTCCGGCGGCCTCGCCCCACGCCCGCCCGGCAGCCGCCCGCCACCCGCGACCCGCACCCacgcctctccctatagttggcggcgcaggcccgTCAGCAACACGACCGAGACAGGGCCGTCctccgtccggcaggagcggaGCCTGGCGGGCGTGGGGGACCGCCGCCCGCCGCACGCCGCCGCtcgctcaggccaggcggcggcacggaaggaccgagtgggagacgcgcggccgccgccacAGCAGGCCAGGGCGGCGCTCGGCCCGgggcccgcgctcccagccccgctCCGCAACCCGCGAacccgcacccaaccgcctctccctatgTTGGCGCAGGCCGCAgcacacgaccagagacagggcctcCATCCGTCGGCAGGAGCGGCCTGGCCCGGCTGCT CTCGGCGATCATTTGCACTTAGAAACGCTCGACTCCACAGGGTTTCGCCGGTCAAGAAGTCAAACTACGAGCGTTTCAACCGCAACAACTTTAATATACCAGTGGAGCTGAATGCCGGCTGGCACCAGACGCCTCCACTGATCCTCGACAAGGATTTAAGTGTTCATCCATGCAGGCCCGTCGGGGCTCGCAACAGTATTTTCGTCACTACCTCCCCGTGCCGGGAGTGGATAATTTGCGCGCCTGCTGCCTTCTTAGATGTGGTAGCCGTTTCTCAGGCTCCCTCTCCGGAATCGAACCCTGATTCCCCGTTACCCGTGATAGCCACTGTAGGCGTTTAA